The Flavobacterium sp. M31R6 nucleotide sequence GATTACATTTTTCACGCTATCAATTTTGGCCAAAACTCTATTCGTATTGTGTTGTACAAAATATTTTGCGCCTGCCACTAATTTTTTGCTGTCCATCCAACAAACGGTTGTTGTGATGTCTTTTTCAATTCTAGGAAGCTCACTTGATTTTACGATCATATCACCTCTCGTTACATTGATATCATTTTCTAATTCGATTGTTATAGACGAACCAACGCTAGCTTCATCAAATTGTTGATCAAAAAAGTGAATATTAGTAACCGTAGATTCTGTCAAAGAAGGAAGCACCGTTACCGCATCTCCAACTTTAATATTGTTCCCGTACAATTTCCCAGCATAACCTCTAAAATCGTGGTATTCTTCTGTTTTTGGGCGAATTACTGTTTGAACAGGGAAACGCGCTTGCCCATTATCGTAAACATCTTTTGGCTCTAAAGCTTCTAAATGCTGCAGGATAGTTTGTCCTGTATACCAAGGCATTTTTCCTAATGTTTCTACCACATTATCTCCTGTTAAAGCGCTCAACGGAATGTAACTTACGTTTTGTTCTTTGTACGCGCTTTTTGCATTTAATGCTTGAAAATCGGCTTTGATTTTGTTGTATACTTCTTCCGAATAATCAACCAAATCCATTTTGTTTACTGCAACAATCACATCTTTTACTCTCAATAAATTATTGATAAAAAAGTGACGGTACGTTTGCTCAATCACACCTTTACGGGCATCGATCAAAATAATAGACACTTGTGAAGTCGAAGCTCCAGTAACCATATTACGAGTATATTCTACGTGACCCGGAGTATCGGCAATGATGTAACTTTTTTTCGCTGTAGAAAAATAAATATGTGCTACGTCAATTGTAATCCCTTGTTCACGCTCAGCAACTAAACCATCGGTAGCCAAAGAAAAATCTAAATAATCGTATCCTTTTTGCTTACTGCTTTTTTCAATTGCTTCAATTTTATCTGTAGTCAATGATTTTGTATCGTACAACAATCTCCCGATTAAAGTACTTTTTCCGTCATCTACGCTTCCTGCTGTTGCTATTTTTAAAACTTCCATTTCAATATTTGGTTTCAAGTTTAAAGTTTCAAGTTTTATAACTTTATCAATAAACTATTTTTATTTATTTGTTTGATTCTTAATTCCCCCTTCAGGGGGCAAGGGGGCCTAAAAGTATCCTTGTTGTTTTCTTTTTTCCATTGCAGCTTCAGAACGTTTGTCATCGATTCTGGCTCCTCTTTCAGAAATAGTCGAAGTACGAATCTCTCCAACCACTTCTTGAATGGTTGCTGCATATGATTCAACAGCGGCAGTACAACTCATATCTCCAACGGTTCTGAAGCGAACAATTCGTTCTTCGATTTGTTCGTCTTCTTCTTGGTACACAAAAGGAGAGTGTGACCAAATTAAACCGTCTCTCAAAAAAACTTTACGTTTGTGTGAAAAGTAAATCGATGGAATTTCGATTTGCTCTTGTTCGATATAACTCCAAACATCCAATTCAGTCCAGTTTGAAATTGGGAAAACACGAACGTTTTGACCGTTTTCAATTTTTCCGTTCAAAAGATCAAACAATTCAGGACGTTGATTTTTTTCATCCCATTGTCCAAAATCATCACGTACAGAAAAAATACGTTCTTTGGCTCTTGCTTTTTCTTCGTCACGACGCGCTCCACCAATACAAGCATCGAATTTAAATTCTTCGATAGCATCTAATAATGTAGTGGTTTGCAAACTGTTTCTGCTAGAATATTTCCCAGACTCTTCCACTACTTTTCCTTCATCAATAGCATCCTGTACATTTCGCACAATTAATTCCAAACCTAATTCGGCTACCAATTTGTCTCTAAATTCAATTGTTTCAGGAAAATTGTGTCCTGTATCCACGTGTAACAATGGAAAAGGAATTTTTGCCGGAAAAAATGCTTTTTGCGCCAAACGCACTAATGTAATTGAATCTTTACCGCCAGAAAAAAGCAAAACCGGTTTGTCGAATTGAGAAATTACTTCTCTGAATATGTAAATTGCTTCGCTTTCTAAAGCATTTGTTTTTAATACTGAACTCATATTTTTAGTTTAAAAGTTTAAAGTTTAAAGTTTAAGGTTGTTCTTGTGACCTGGACTAAAATCTCTCAACTATTATTGTTTTTTTATTCTCTCTATTCTATTTTCTAACTTCTGACCTCTAACCTTATTTCTGGTGTAAACCACATTCTTTATGACTGGACTCCCACGACCATCTTCCTGCTCTGATATCTTCTCCTTCGGCAATCGCTCTTGTACAAGGCGCACAACCGATGCTTACAAATCCTTTTTTGTGCAAGGCATTTTGTGGCACATTATTCTCATCAATATATTTTTGAACATCTTCCAAACTCCATTTCAATAATGGATTGAATTTTATGATATTGAAATGAGCGTCGTATTCAAAGGCTGCCAAATCATTTCTGTTTTCTGATTGCTCGGCACGCAAACCTGTAATCCAAATTTCATTTCCTTTCAAGGCTTTGGTCAAAGGAGCAACTTTTCGAATAAAACAACATTCTTTTCTGTTCTCCACCGATTCATAAAAGCTATTAGGTCCTTTTGCATTTAACAGCTTTTCAACATCGCTGGCTTCTGGAAAATAAGTTTGAATAGCAACTTTGTATTTTTTTATTGTTCTATGGAAAACATCATATGTTTCTTGAAACAATCTTCCGGTGTCAAGTGTGAATATATTAATTGGTAACTCATTCTTAGCAATCAATGCAGTTATTACCTGATCTTCCTGGCCAAATGAAGTTGAAAAAACCACTTTCCCCTTGTGTTCATTAGCCAAAAAAGCCAAAGTTTCCTCAATCGTGAAACCTGCCGTTTTTTCCAATAA carries:
- a CDS encoding phosphoadenylyl-sulfate reductase, which encodes MSTAIANTLLEKTAGFTIEETLAFLANEHKGKVVFSTSFGQEDQVITALIAKNELPINIFTLDTGRLFQETYDVFHRTIKKYKVAIQTYFPEASDVEKLLNAKGPNSFYESVENRKECCFIRKVAPLTKALKGNEIWITGLRAEQSENRNDLAAFEYDAHFNIIKFNPLLKWSLEDVQKYIDENNVPQNALHKKGFVSIGCAPCTRAIAEGEDIRAGRWSWESSHKECGLHQK
- the cysD gene encoding sulfate adenylyltransferase subunit CysD encodes the protein MSSVLKTNALESEAIYIFREVISQFDKPVLLFSGGKDSITLVRLAQKAFFPAKIPFPLLHVDTGHNFPETIEFRDKLVAELGLELIVRNVQDAIDEGKVVEESGKYSSRNSLQTTTLLDAIEEFKFDACIGGARRDEEKARAKERIFSVRDDFGQWDEKNQRPELFDLLNGKIENGQNVRVFPISNWTELDVWSYIEQEQIEIPSIYFSHKRKVFLRDGLIWSHSPFVYQEEDEQIEERIVRFRTVGDMSCTAAVESYAATIQEVVGEIRTSTISERGARIDDKRSEAAMEKRKQQGYF
- a CDS encoding sulfate adenylyltransferase subunit 1 — protein: MEVLKIATAGSVDDGKSTLIGRLLYDTKSLTTDKIEAIEKSSKQKGYDYLDFSLATDGLVAEREQGITIDVAHIYFSTAKKSYIIADTPGHVEYTRNMVTGASTSQVSIILIDARKGVIEQTYRHFFINNLLRVKDVIVAVNKMDLVDYSEEVYNKIKADFQALNAKSAYKEQNVSYIPLSALTGDNVVETLGKMPWYTGQTILQHLEALEPKDVYDNGQARFPVQTVIRPKTEEYHDFRGYAGKLYGNNIKVGDAVTVLPSLTESTVTNIHFFDQQFDEASVGSSITIELENDINVTRGDMIVKSSELPRIEKDITTTVCWMDSKKLVAGAKYFVQHNTNRVLAKIDSVKNVIATDYSGVTPATQLAINEIGEVTIKLSKAIYFDAYTENKSNGAFILIDAATNTTAGVGFIK